One segment of Campylobacter concisus DNA contains the following:
- a CDS encoding glutathionylspermidine synthase family protein encodes MINLRKITPLNNDFMEKIGFAWHTDNDNSSYIADEIIQVKASEADAYYEAANELYDMYVNAAQYVIDNNLFHEIGIPFNLVDSIKKSWENDVHWHLYGRFDLAGGLDGKPIKLIEFNADTPTAVFETAIIQWAMLKLNHMDEAEQFNNLYEALKQNFKRLITLGDDNVNFEDVYEGWGILFSSIAGSIEDEQTVKLLQYIAKEAGFKTDFAYVDEVVFNDDEGIFKNDENFEYWFKLVPWESIAIDEGELALILSNIIKNQKAIIINPAYTLLFQSKGILKILWDLYPNHPLLLETSNEPLKGKKYVKKPVFGREGANVSIYDENGAQIASNDGEYDSNKAIYQEFYEFNQDERGESYQAGVFYAYEACALGYRKGGKILDNYSKFVGHFIKD; translated from the coding sequence ATGATAAATTTAAGAAAAATCACTCCGTTAAATAACGATTTTATGGAGAAAATCGGCTTTGCGTGGCATACAGATAACGACAACAGCTCATATATCGCAGATGAGATCATACAGGTAAAAGCAAGTGAAGCGGATGCTTACTACGAAGCAGCAAACGAGCTATATGATATGTACGTAAATGCTGCTCAGTACGTCATTGACAACAACCTTTTTCACGAGATAGGCATACCGTTTAATCTCGTTGATAGCATCAAAAAAAGCTGGGAAAATGACGTTCACTGGCACCTTTATGGCAGATTTGATCTTGCTGGTGGGCTTGATGGCAAGCCGATAAAACTGATCGAATTTAACGCCGACACGCCAACGGCAGTTTTTGAGACAGCGATCATCCAGTGGGCGATGCTAAAACTAAATCATATGGACGAAGCAGAGCAATTTAATAACCTTTACGAAGCTCTAAAGCAAAATTTTAAACGCCTTATCACGCTTGGCGACGATAATGTAAATTTCGAGGATGTTTACGAGGGCTGGGGGATACTCTTTAGCTCTATCGCTGGTAGTATCGAGGACGAGCAAACCGTGAAATTGCTGCAATACATCGCAAAAGAGGCCGGCTTTAAAACCGACTTTGCTTACGTTGATGAGGTCGTTTTTAACGATGACGAGGGCATTTTTAAAAATGATGAAAATTTCGAATACTGGTTTAAACTCGTACCTTGGGAGAGCATAGCGATCGATGAAGGCGAGCTAGCACTTATACTTTCAAATATCATCAAAAACCAAAAAGCTATCATCATAAATCCAGCCTACACGCTGCTTTTCCAAAGTAAAGGGATCTTAAAAATCCTTTGGGATCTATATCCTAATCACCCGCTCTTGCTTGAGACCTCAAATGAGCCACTAAAAGGCAAAAAATATGTGAAAAAGCCGGTATTTGGCAGAGAAGGTGCAAACGTCTCGATATACGATGAAAACGGCGCACAAATAGCAAGCAATGACGGCGAATACGACTCAAACAAAGCCATCTATCAAGAATTTTACGAGTTTAATCAAGACGAAAGAGGCGAGAGCTACCAAGCAGGGGTATTTTACGCTTATGAGGCGTGCGCACTTGGATATAGAAAGGGCGGCAAAATTTTAGATAACTACTCTAAATTTGTAGGACATTTCATTAAGGACTAA
- a CDS encoding D-2-hydroxyacid dehydrogenase gives MKIVCLDAATLGENVDLSVFKKFGEFISYQKTKSEEIMPRLKGVDVVITNKVIIDKAVMEATNLKLICISATGMNNVDLGHAKAKNIAVKNVAGYSTASVVQHTFAMLFELTNHIKFYDHYVKSGEWVKSEIFTYLGADISEIADKEFGIIGLGEIGRSVASVARAFGANVSYYSTSGANKNSEFKQKSLDELLRSSDIISIHAPLNEKTRNLLGANEINLLKNEAIVLNLGRGGIVDEAAMARAIDERNLRFGTDVLESEPMSKNSPFLNVKKKSNLLITPHVAWGSLEARKTLIAKIVTNIENFINESK, from the coding sequence ATGAAGATCGTTTGTTTAGACGCGGCAACGCTTGGAGAAAACGTAGATCTTAGTGTTTTTAAGAAATTTGGCGAGTTTATTAGCTATCAAAAAACTAAAAGCGAAGAGATCATGCCACGTCTAAAGGGCGTTGATGTCGTTATCACAAACAAGGTCATCATCGACAAAGCCGTGATGGAGGCGACAAATTTAAAGCTTATCTGCATAAGTGCAACTGGGATGAATAATGTCGATCTAGGGCATGCAAAAGCCAAAAATATAGCTGTTAAAAACGTCGCTGGCTACTCAACCGCAAGCGTCGTGCAGCACACATTTGCGATGCTTTTTGAGCTAACAAATCACATCAAATTTTATGATCACTACGTAAAAAGTGGCGAGTGGGTGAAGAGTGAAATTTTTACCTATCTTGGCGCAGATATCAGCGAGATCGCTGACAAAGAATTTGGCATCATCGGGCTTGGCGAGATAGGACGCAGCGTGGCGTCAGTGGCGCGTGCATTTGGCGCAAACGTGAGCTATTACTCGACAAGCGGAGCAAATAAAAATAGCGAATTTAAGCAAAAAAGCTTAGACGAGCTACTAAGAAGTAGCGACATCATCAGCATCCATGCACCACTAAATGAAAAAACTAGAAATTTGCTGGGTGCAAATGAGATAAATTTGCTAAAAAATGAGGCAATAGTACTAAATTTAGGACGTGGTGGCATAGTGGACGAAGCGGCGATGGCAAGGGCGATAGACGAGAGAAATTTACGCTTTGGTACGGACGTTTTGGAGAGCGAGCCAATGAGCAAAAATAGCCCATTTTTAAATGTAAAAAAGAAGTCAAATCTACTCATCACGCCACACGTGGCATGGGGTAGCTTGGAGGCTAGAAAGACGCTCATCGCAAAGAT